A region of the Pempheris klunzingeri isolate RE-2024b chromosome 6, fPemKlu1.hap1, whole genome shotgun sequence genome:
ATTCGGACATATCCACAATTCTGTGCATCACATAATGCTTGGAACAAACGTTAGGCCCCGTGACAATGACGTTTGAAATTGTGCAATATTGAGAAAAAGGTCTCTTACCACAAGTTTGCTCTTATCGAAGCTGTTCTCAGCTGAGGAGAAGACAGGACTACTGTTTGTGCTGCCATCCTGTAACAGGGAGAAGAGTTTAGGTTTGACTTGTTAGAAATTGTATTTGTAAAAGTTAACATTTGTTTCGACAGTCTGGATGCTCTGAGTTCACAATAGCAGAGTTGTTGCTCCCTTTTCATTGCTAAGTTCAATACATTTCCGGAACTCAATTTGAGATTCTGTAACACTTAATACAAAACAATTGCATCATGTCAGATCAATAGGATTAGAACCTGATtgcaataaatgcaataaaaagtgCACATTTATCATGTCTGAACATCTAAAAACTCTGACATTTGGCCTGAGTGAACTCACCTCTATCTGAGGACATACTGAACGCAGCAGCTGGTAACATGATTCTCTGTTCCGCAGCGACACAAACAGGTACTaaacaatgagagagagagaaaggcaagaATATTAGCCGTGTGAACTACAAAACACAGTCATTGATTACATCTAAAGCAGAGTTCAGTGTGTTTAAGCAGGGCTTACATTTGACTTTGAACATCTCTTGTTATAAAAAAGGCTACATGTCCTAATCAAGTGTTAAATACGATGACTGTGTGGGGCTGGAGGTGTGAAACTGACCTTGTCTCCTTCTGTGGTGCGGACTGACAAGGCGTTGGGTACCAGCAGAGCCATGTTCTGCTTCTTCACTATGTGGATGCAGGAAACTGGAATCACTACCTGCAAGACGAAACAGCCACAAACAGAAAGTCAggaaaagttttgttttttttaaaaatatattttactagATTATTAATATACATAAAAATCTAGCAATATAATAAGCACgtattttaaaactaaaaaaagaaacaccagGAAAGGGAGGAGCCagggcagagctgcagcctACCTTAGTGTCTTTGAGCAGAACTGAGGAGTAGAAACAGGCATGAGTGTCAGTGATGTACAGCCGACCATGGTAGGGCACTTCCTTCTGCAGGGCACAGATGTATGCTGGGAGAAAAAAGGAGCGCCAACACTTTTAGCTTAATGTGGTTCAGTCATTCGTTAAATTTAGTGACAGTGacattcatttaataaaatgtcCTCCTTTTGGCTGGATGATTACGAAAAGGCGGCAATATTTTATTCAAGACCGAGCTGTAAAATAACCTGCATCTGGTGTCTTGTACCCCCATGAAATCATTCAGTCTCGCCTTCATTTGTGTGTACCTACCGTGTATCAAGTCTTCACTCTTGGGAATGTCTGGGAACAGCTTGTGGAATTTCTTGTTGTGCTTCATGAAACTCTGAAAGAGAAACGAAAGCGAGAATTAACACCTTCGAATGATGGGCAGACAATGAGCCGTCGCGGCTCGGCGGCAGCTTTCAACAAAATCTACAGGTCTAGTTTTTGTGACCACACACCATTCACGGAACAGCATTAATATTACGGCGACAAGGACAATGAGTCATTTCCACAAATATTTACGTTACATTAAATGTCATGGTGAACTTACGCTTTGTGTGCCAGTGCCCTCTGTGCTCTCAAAGCCTCTGCTGTCAACATCGAACGTCTGGGACCTGCTGAGACGAAGAGCATCActgtcaatttaaaaaaaaaaaaaaggacatcgGTGGCTTCAGTGGGTTCGAGTTGATATGAGAAGATACAGAGACCCTACATGAGAGCGCACACTTTAACACTATGTAGGATATGCAATTTCATCAGAACCCTCTCTAAGCCGAAGAAACCCCCTGCTGTTGCTTGATAGGATTAAGTTTCAATAACATGAGAAAACCgttgaatgtttaaaaaaaaaaaaaaaaaacattccataCTGCCCACCACTGGTCTGTGGACTGCTATTGTACGGAAATTATTTGTACGTATGTTGATGCCAGAAACGGCTCAAGCATCAAACTTTGATTTATTTCGGATTAAGTAACTCCATCTCGACTGCAGTTTAAGGATCAGGAGTCTAAGGTATAATTCTAACTTAATGTAACATactcaaaacaaaatgacaacataTCCCGAGTCTTGGCACTGGAATTCTTGTTGTCTCGATGGATTTCAGTGATCCATTTGCGTCTTTTCTACGCCTAAAAATCCAATAATGTTTAATTTACCGGCCTATTTTAGTTCTTTAGTTCATGCTGACCCAAAAGGATGGATTCTCACTCGTAAGCAGCAGAAGGGATGAAGATTGTTCTTCACACCGGCAAATATCACAGGTCTACCTCACGCATTTGAATCATGTGAGAACACAGTCAGTGTTCAACGGCTGtgcagtcatgtgtgtgtcaggacgGAGCAACAGCTGAGAGTCAGGTCAGGTCTTGTGATGCAAGTTCAGAATAGCTGCGAGTTTCCACTACATGCTGCACGCGATTTTATGCATTTCATGACTGACGAATAATATTTTCCCCCCCACATCTGATAAGACTTTAACCGTTTCATCACTTCCATTTCAGTTTTTAGATTTCAAAACAATTTTGAAGATGGCCTGTCAGAATAGGATAGGGAGAATAGGAAGTGGGTCTTCATAAAATTGGCTAATTTTATGGTTCCTCTATAATTTTGCATACAGGGTTATAGTCAACAGTATATATGACCTTTATGGCTTTATCTTTagatattttatgttttttttttccccaggtGTACATATCCAACCATCTTCCCCATTAGCCCTACCTGATGGCTACTTGTCTGGTGAGGGTTTTGTGCTGTTGCTGGATCTCAAGCTGGGCCGCCTCCAAGCTCAAAGCTTTCCTCGTCTCCACCTTCTTGATGCTGCCATTGCTTAAGCTgctcctgcttttctttattttggctGGCAGCGTGCCACCACTGCTCTCGACTGGGTAGCTGCTGtataaggggaaaaaaaacaaacaaacaaacaaaaaaactgctttagcaacatgtaaaatgttcattttcatttgcgCATACAATTGACATGTGGAATTTTTTACAAAAGTTACAGCAAGGACATTACATAAGGCAGCAGGCTTATTTGTTATTTTCACCACTATAGACTATTACAGTATCACACctaaaacacactgatgaaaCACCTTTGTAGAAACATACATTCAGAAATCATAACCGGTCCTTCAGCATTTTAACAGCACATGAGACTTTACATCATCTTGGGGTTGAGATTTGGCAACTTAATCATTGTTTAGACGTCTTTATTATTAACTAAATCCTTCAATTTAAAGGACGTGTGATGACGGGACTGACATTTGACTCATCTTTATGATGTCTTAGGAAATGTTACCCCTTCCCTGCTTTTAGTTTTATTGATACGTGTTGCGTCAGTACTGTGGCTGAACAATTACAGCTCCCGTCGGCTTTACAAGCTGATGCTGTAAAACTGACAAACTTTGACAAACCTCTGTAAACAAGCCGTTTCAAtaacctgtaaaaaaaaaaaaagtaaaaaggttGCAGGAACTGCCTATGTGCTAATCAAAGGCCATGGCCTGTCCTTGACCAGGAACAGGAAAGAGTCTGCTGCAACATGATGACACAAAATATAGACCTGTAAAATCTATCAGTGACGATGCAGGACAAATATGAGACAAGCTGACTGCTTTAGTTTTTCAGCATCAGACCGAGGCTTCACTCAAACCGCAAGTTAGGCCAggcaaatatatttatatagcaccattcagacacaaggtaattcatagtgctttacaaggacaaataaaataaacacaagacagaaacattaaaattgcatgtAGGAGATAATTAATAGACTTAGACTAGACTAATAACTAAAGAAAACTACTAAGGACCACCTTACCTGGTAATTTTAAGTCGCTTTGATGAACGGAAACTCATATACCTACTGACAGTAGGCATTTCCTTCGCTtatagaaaaaacaacaaaaagaaaaactcaaaacGCTCTGTTATCTGTAAGCTATAATCACTGGCCTCACGCTATAAAAGCTGAGatgttcaaaacaaaaaataaataaataaatcaagacactaagaaaataaaactccCAAAAAAGATCTTTATAGTCCTTTTAATTCTAAATACGTGGTCCAAGTTAAGTCAGGGTCCTTCGCCACATCCTGCCAGAAAAAAACTGTATCTGTGTTGCAGTGTGAATGTGCAAGGAGGAAGCCACTTTGTGTTGAGAATGGTGTGACACTCCGTAGTGGGTGACGTCAAACTCAACCACTCCCCCCACTGCCAAACATGAAAGTGcccagcgcacacacacactccctcacgCACACAGTCAGCGGAGCACAACACAGGCACTGACATGTTTAAGAAAACAAAGCCCGTTCCATGAAATCCTCCACTGAAACATTATCCAACATCAAAATTATATCTTGTTGGAATTTGCTCCGGTGGGGCAAAGCAGGATCAGGGGCTTCTTAAAATCGCAGTGTGCGAGTAAGAAGGGAAAATACTTGTGAGGTGCTCAGACTGGCCTATCTGGCCTGATCTAGGAGTGGTGCATTATCCCCTCAGGCGATGAATCGTACCAGGGAGACGGAGCGCAACACAAGCTCAAATGTCCTCCTCAAACTCGCTCAGTATGTTTAGAACGTCTTTAAAAGTTAGAAAAAGTGACAGTGGCTCTAAGTGACAGTCGGGTGTGTTCCACTGCTCAAGTCTTAATCAAAGAGGACACACATGACTGCAtagcatttaaaacattttgttgaacAAGTTTCTTCTACGCAGTCAAAAACCCATCTCATAAAAAGTTCTCTAGAGAGCCACCTGAGTAATTGGGGTAAAggtcagagagaaaaggaaaacatgacATGTAGCTTCAGCTGGATGCCTGTCCTGTAATTAAGTCTCGACTGACTATTAAATAGCAACCGGCAAACACTTAACCACACGTGAGTACAAAAAGAACTTAGTCAAAAGCAGGCATAAGCTTTCATGATATTTCTGTCCACTTATCAGTGATGCTAAGTAAAACCTACTGTAGCTGTAAGCTTATCTACTGCACAAACTTAAggagtgttgtgtgttttaaaatataaaataattctAACTAAAATGTCCAAAGCAGCTAGTTAACTAAGGCAAGCAACAGTGACTGGTGTTTAGACGGAGACATCACACTGTGAGAACAATTTCATAATCAGCGCTGAACTGTTGACCAGAtggtttgtctgtgttcaaaTATGCTCACCTGACCTGTTTCCACCGGGCAGGGGGTAAAGTCACAGGGCAATATAAGCAATATTCAAAGACTGTAACTGTTTGAATTTCTCAACAACTTCCTCTCCCTGCTCAGGAGTAACTGTAACCATTAACAAGGTCACGTTGAAGCTGCTTCCTGTAACACTCAGGAAGCCACATGCACTCAGTCTTAACTGACTCAGTGTCAGTTAAAACGTGCTCCGCTTTTAAAAAGcactcaataaaaaaaacaggtgatGGAAGTTCTGAGAATTGAATTGCTTGAAAATATTGTCACAGTACAGTCCCTGTATTGCTCTGATGACTACAATCGTTTGTACCCTCATTAACGTCACATCTCTGGAGTTTATGTCAATACACAGACGGTCTGGCAATCAGCCACGCAGTGCTACTGTGTATAAGGTTTATTGCAGCGTTTCCAGTAAATACTGCCTGGTTGAAACAGTAGTGTTAAGGAAAAAATGGACATcgggcgaaaaaaaaaaaagagcaagaaatGTAATAATCTATGATCGAACAGTGGAAAAATTAATGATTGTTTGAAAAGTGCATTTCATGCCAAGTGTGTCTCAATGGAGGAAATCAGATCAGCCCAATTCAAGGTCAGCCTATAAATATGCTCAAGGCCAAAGCCATCAATGATGAACAGGTGTGTGTCAATAACCAATGTACAAAcaactaaataaacaaaaacaggaaaataatgCATGAGCATTATTAAATATGTAAAGTTTCTTAAAAACCACTTTGTATTTACGAAGTAGGAGGCAGCCTACCTGAAATGGGTGTGTGATAGCAAGACGTAAGCCTTGACCCCTGACCTATTTCCTTGTTAGTGCACTATGTCAAACCACCTAGCGAAATCATTGTTGTTCCAGGCATGCCTGGCTTTTCAAGCCAGCCATGCATAGGCGTATCAAATTCTCTACAGCAGCGGATTAAAATGAGCATGCACGTGGTTATAAGGGCATATTTATCTGGACGTGCTCCAGAGTACAATTTGTCTCAGAGGGGAAACGctacagcacaaacagcaacctCATACGATGACACGTTCTGTGAAATACAGATTAGTGACCAGCACATGACAGTTTGATCCATTTCTTTATCTGCATTTGTTCTAGCATTATCTTGGGACGGCAGACAAATCACTTCATCACAGACCACAACCATGCTAGCATGTGCTCCCGGATTCACAAATCGTTTTGGCATTTGAAGCACCATTTTGAAACTTAAGTTTAACAAAGTCAACATTACTTCCCCCCAGTTCAGTGGGATATATCGCCCAACAATTTGCCAACATTTACTCAATGTTGGTCAAGTCAGCCGTGCCTTATCTGAGACAGTTTGCGCAGTACTGGCTGAGATCAGAAACTGGATACGTTTGCTCGCCTTACCTTCCTAGATCCTCTGAGCAATAAGAGTGAGCCACAGCACCCTGTCGGTTCAACaagccttttcctctctccattaCCAACAAATTTCTTCTTCCACGATCCCTAAAAGCTTGCAGGCACCACTGGTCGAGGCAGCCAAATGAGAATGGCAGTTGCGCCTGTTGCACTTGGACCCTGGGCAGCGTTCGACAAATCAAAAGGGTGTAAAGGTCTGTTTTACTGCAACGTTTGGAAACACTGAAGAGCTCAACGTGGAGATGGTGCCAGAAACACACAGCGGGAAAGAGGACCCAAAAGAGGAGGGTGAAAAGAGTAACAAAAAAGGACTGGTTGGGGTTGGAGCCTGCAATGCCCTCCCAAGCTTTGTCCTTTCCGAGGCGGTCTCAGCATGTGTTGTCGTGGAAACGGCTACAACAGTAGGGGGTAAATGGTGGAGAACGCGGGGGGTGAGAGAAACTTTACCAGGCCATTCTCAGTTTGGAGGGCCTAACAGCAACATTCAAAGGCCTGTTCTCAATAACAACCGGGAGATGGCTTTGAAGCAGCCTGTGCAATGTGCATGACAATAGTTAGCTCATGCTCATTGTGGATGATGTAAATGGGGTCATCACACACAGGAATATTTGTTTGACTGGGGGGAAAGTGGAGAAAAGCTCACATTATATGATGAAACAGGCAATTAGCTAATGTAGTGTACTGTGAATGTAGCAGACACTCACTTCATTCACAAACCTCAGCTGAGAGCTACTCTTCGTCTATTTGTATACCCATGACATCACCATCCAGGAAACTCAGAGAGATAAACTCAAGCTGCACTCTTGACATCAGTCCTAATTTAGCCACCATACATTACTCCTTACCTCTCCTGTTTAACCACCACCTGCCGTGTTTTCACTGTAAACGTCTTGCTGCGAGCTGAACGCTTGAGAGGTGGCTGTGTTATAAATACACTTTGCCTTCATAAAAATGGCACAGGTTTGATCCCTGCTACAGCCACGTGGCCTCTCAGAGTTCTTGAGCCTGGAAGTGAACTTCCTGTTTAACAGACTACACATTGATTGTGTGTACCAACAACATGCTGTAGATCGACATCAATGGATTGCCTGCAATCCAACATTGACAAAGGTTCAACAAGGTATTGGGCTACTGATTTATCCTTTAAACCTGCTACCCCTGATTGCATAATGTCACTTCCTAAATGTCTTCAGAGGCGGTACAAGACATTCCCCAACACATAGCTTACACAACGGTCGTCTTAACCACGCAACTTAAAA
Encoded here:
- the LOC139202412 gene encoding GRAM domain-containing protein 2B isoform X2; amino-acid sequence: MLENKRERLKTFLRKIDEKAIVRIKHFMKESSYPVESSGGTLPAKIKKSRSSLSNGSIKKVETRKALSLEAAQLEIQQQHKTLTRQVAIRSQTFDVDSRGFESTEGTGTQSSFMKHNKKFHKLFPDIPKSEDLIHAYICALQKEVPYHGRLYITDTHACFYSSVLLKDTKVVIPVSCIHIVKKQNMALLVPNALSVRTTEGDKYLFVSLRNRESCYQLLRSVCPQIEDGSTNSSPVFSSAENSFDKSKLVNSSQSSLDDSFDQFDGSESQSLLDQPLHRPHREAVPNGNASAFKSLHMQQSDSSSSEELSVSGGSWVWNVTEKAKSLLVQREASTLNTLLFIYLILVVLLLLSSGYIGLRIVALEEQLTSLGALPEFTLQSGYHQDT
- the LOC139202412 gene encoding GRAM domain-containing protein 2B isoform X1, whose protein sequence is MLENKRERLKTFLRKIDEKAIVRIKHFMKESSYPVESSGGTLPAKIKKSRSSLSNGSIKKVETRKALSLEAAQLEIQQQHKTLTRQVAISRSQTFDVDSRGFESTEGTGTQSSFMKHNKKFHKLFPDIPKSEDLIHAYICALQKEVPYHGRLYITDTHACFYSSVLLKDTKVVIPVSCIHIVKKQNMALLVPNALSVRTTEGDKYLFVSLRNRESCYQLLRSVCPQIEDGSTNSSPVFSSAENSFDKSKLVNSSQSSLDDSFDQFDGSESQSLLDQPLHRPHREAVPNGNASAFKSLHMQQSDSSSSEELSVSGGSWVWNVTEKAKSLLVQREASTLNTLLFIYLILVVLLLLSSGYIGLRIVALEEQLTSLGALPEFTLQSGYHQDT
- the LOC139202412 gene encoding GRAM domain-containing protein 2B isoform X3; this translates as MERGKGLLNRQGAVAHSYCSEDLGSSYPVESSGGTLPAKIKKSRSSLSNGSIKKVETRKALSLEAAQLEIQQQHKTLTRQVAISRSQTFDVDSRGFESTEGTGTQSSFMKHNKKFHKLFPDIPKSEDLIHAYICALQKEVPYHGRLYITDTHACFYSSVLLKDTKVVIPVSCIHIVKKQNMALLVPNALSVRTTEGDKYLFVSLRNRESCYQLLRSVCPQIEDGSTNSSPVFSSAENSFDKSKLVNSSQSSLDDSFDQFDGSESQSLLDQPLHRPHREAVPNGNASAFKSLHMQQSDSSSSEELSVSGGSWVWNVTEKAKSLLVQREASTLNTLLFIYLILVVLLLLSSGYIGLRIVALEEQLTSLGALPEFTLQSGYHQDT